A genomic window from Methylorubrum extorquens includes:
- the cueR gene encoding Cu(I)-responsive transcriptional regulator codes for MNIGEASRASGVSAKMIRHYESIGLVPPADRRDSGYRDYGTADLHRLGFVRHARDLGFSLDRIRVLLGLWSDPDRSNADVKAIARAHVKELEQRARQLNEMADALRSLADACDGDGRPDCPIIASLETGADVSASRPGASPGPARPPTPRRKAVAKR; via the coding sequence ATGAATATCGGCGAGGCGAGCCGGGCCTCCGGGGTCTCGGCCAAGATGATCCGGCACTACGAAAGCATCGGGCTCGTGCCCCCGGCGGACCGGCGCGACAGCGGCTATCGCGATTACGGAACCGCCGACCTGCACCGGCTCGGCTTCGTCCGGCACGCCCGGGACCTGGGCTTCTCGCTGGACCGCATCCGGGTGCTGCTAGGACTCTGGAGCGATCCCGACCGCAGCAACGCCGACGTGAAGGCCATCGCGAGGGCCCACGTGAAGGAACTCGAACAGCGGGCCCGCCAATTAAACGAGATGGCCGACGCCCTGCGGTCCCTGGCCGACGCCTGCGACGGCGACGGTCGGCCGGATTGTCCGATCATCGCCAGCCTGGAGACCGGGGCCGACGTCTCAGCCAGCCGTCCGGGCGCGTCCCCGGGGCCGGCGCGGCCTCCCACACCTCGCAGGAAGGCCGTCGCCAAGCGCTGA
- a CDS encoding four-helix bundle copper-binding protein: MHNMSSEMQSCIDECLRCYQTCLGMASNHCLPAGGKHVEPEHLRLMLACAEICRTSAHFMLLGTPEHRHTCRACAEVCEACAKSCEQVGDMQDCVEQCRRCAESCRKMAA; this comes from the coding sequence ATGCACAACATGTCGAGCGAGATGCAGTCGTGCATCGATGAGTGCCTACGCTGTTATCAAACCTGCCTCGGGATGGCCTCAAACCACTGCCTGCCGGCCGGGGGCAAGCACGTTGAGCCGGAGCATCTTCGCCTGATGCTGGCCTGCGCGGAGATCTGTCGGACCTCCGCCCACTTCATGCTGCTCGGGACCCCCGAGCACAGGCACACCTGCCGGGCCTGCGCGGAGGTCTGCGAGGCCTGCGCGAAGAGTTGCGAGCAGGTGGGCGACATGCAGGACTGCGTCGAGCAGTGCCGCCGCTGCGCCGAGAGCTGCCGCAAGATGGCGGCCTGA
- a CDS encoding DUF305 domain-containing protein, protein MATSTTTTLFAALVSLGLAGPAIAQATHDHGSMPGMGAGDSMKPDPKDNASTKEFKAADMTMMKDMDVAYTGDTDVDFRTHMIPHHKGAMAMAEVALRHAKDPATKAMAQKIIDDQKKEVADMEAWLKKNAK, encoded by the coding sequence ATGGCCACCTCGACCACCACGACCCTGTTCGCCGCCCTCGTCTCCCTCGGGCTCGCCGGTCCGGCCATCGCCCAAGCCACGCACGACCACGGTTCCATGCCGGGCATGGGTGCCGGGGACTCGATGAAGCCCGACCCGAAGGACAACGCCTCGACCAAGGAATTCAAGGCTGCCGACATGACGATGATGAAGGACATGGACGTGGCCTACACGGGCGACACGGACGTCGACTTCCGCACGCACATGATCCCGCACCACAAGGGTGCGATGGCCATGGCCGAGGTGGCGCTGAGGCACGCCAAGGACCCGGCGACCAAGGCGATGGCCCAGAAAATCATCGATGACCAGAAGAAGGAGGTTGCAGATATGGAGGCATGGCTGAAGAAGAATGCCAAGTGA
- a CDS encoding efflux RND transporter permease subunit, protein MFNVLVTQSLRNRLLVLAVAAVLILYGAFTATKLPVDVFPDLNKPTVTIMTEAEGLAPPEVEQLVTYPIETRMNGLPGVSRVRSVSGVGLSIVYVEFDWGTDIYRNRQQIAERLTLVRDQLPPNVTPQMGPISSIMGQILLVAVTGDNATPMEVREAADFILRPRLLTIPGVAQVIPIGGEVRQFRVSPNVAAMRALGVTNAQLEASLTQFGTNAGGGFTDQYAREYLIRNIGRTMSLDDLRSVVVANVGDAPVYLRQVADVSFAPRVKRGDGGYMGKPAVIVSVEKQPDVDTVKLTREIEAALKEVTATLPNGIKADQILFRQANFIETSIANVERVLVEAIVVVAIVLFAFLLNVRTTVISLTAIPVSILATAIAFHLAGLSINTMTLGGLAIAIGELVDDAVVDVENIFRRLGENRAAGSPRSTFEVVVAASSEVRSGIVYATMIIVLVFVPLFALSGIEGRLFAPLGQAYIISILASLLVSVTLTPVLAYYLLPGLKSLAEHDSALLRWLKRGNARLLGIAFRHQRVLVATVAIAVVAAGIAAWNLPRAFLPPFNEGSFTVNTTFNPGISLAESNRVGLIAEKLLLDIPEVASVGRRTGRAELDEHAEGVHSSEIEVELKGGGRPKDAVVADIRQRLSRLPLSVNVGQPISHRLDHMLSGVRAELALKIFGEDLDALRSVANDLRDRMAKIPGLADLQVEKQVRIPQLEIRVDYTRAALYGVQPSAVVEQLSRLSNGRVVSTVADGYKRFDVLLRLPERQRTTQGLKDLLIETPSGWVPARQVADIRETDGPNQILRENSRRRLVVQANTDGTSDMATIVAAIRHQVSEAKLPPGFFASLEGTFQAQEEASRTIAALSTLSLALVFAILYSRYRSAVLALIIMGNVPLALIGSVLALWLVGQPLSVASMIGFITLTGISARNGILKISHYLNLSLHEGMPFGRDLVVRGSLERLTPVLMTALSAGVALVPLLYDAATPGKEILHPVAVTIFGGLISATLLDTVLTPVLFLRFGRAPLERLRAAQAETPDAPRPDGAKPRPVEAF, encoded by the coding sequence ATGTTCAACGTCCTCGTCACGCAGTCCCTGCGCAACCGCCTGCTCGTCCTCGCGGTCGCCGCCGTCCTGATCCTGTACGGCGCCTTCACCGCCACCAAGCTGCCGGTGGACGTGTTTCCCGACCTGAACAAGCCCACGGTCACCATCATGACCGAGGCCGAGGGGCTCGCGCCGCCCGAGGTCGAGCAGCTCGTCACCTACCCCATCGAGACCCGGATGAACGGCCTGCCCGGCGTCAGCCGGGTGCGCTCGGTCTCCGGCGTCGGGCTGTCCATCGTCTACGTCGAGTTCGACTGGGGCACCGACATCTACCGGAATCGGCAGCAGATCGCCGAGCGCCTGACCCTGGTCCGCGACCAGCTTCCCCCGAACGTGACTCCGCAGATGGGTCCGATCTCCTCCATCATGGGCCAGATCCTTCTGGTGGCGGTGACCGGCGACAACGCCACCCCGATGGAGGTGCGCGAGGCCGCCGACTTCATCCTGCGGCCGCGCCTCCTCACGATCCCGGGCGTCGCCCAGGTCATTCCCATCGGCGGGGAGGTGCGCCAGTTCCGCGTCAGTCCCAACGTCGCGGCCATGCGGGCGCTGGGCGTCACGAACGCCCAGCTTGAGGCGTCGCTGACCCAGTTCGGCACCAACGCCGGCGGAGGGTTCACCGACCAGTACGCCCGCGAGTACCTCATCCGGAACATCGGCCGGACGATGAGCCTCGACGATTTGCGCAGCGTCGTGGTCGCCAACGTCGGCGACGCGCCGGTCTACCTGCGCCAGGTGGCGGACGTCTCCTTCGCCCCCAGGGTCAAGCGCGGCGACGGCGGCTACATGGGCAAGCCCGCGGTCATCGTCTCTGTCGAGAAGCAGCCCGACGTCGACACCGTCAAGCTCACGCGCGAGATCGAGGCGGCCCTGAAGGAGGTCACCGCGACCCTGCCGAACGGCATCAAGGCCGACCAGATCCTGTTCCGCCAGGCGAACTTCATCGAGACCTCCATTGCCAACGTCGAGCGCGTGCTCGTCGAGGCCATCGTGGTGGTGGCCATCGTGCTGTTCGCGTTCCTGCTGAACGTGCGCACCACGGTCATCTCGCTGACCGCCATCCCGGTCTCGATCCTGGCGACCGCCATCGCCTTCCACCTCGCCGGCCTGTCGATCAACACGATGACGCTGGGCGGGCTGGCCATCGCCATCGGCGAGCTCGTCGACGACGCCGTGGTCGACGTCGAGAACATTTTTCGACGGCTCGGCGAGAACCGGGCGGCCGGCTCGCCGCGCTCGACCTTCGAGGTCGTGGTCGCTGCGTCCTCGGAGGTGCGTTCCGGCATCGTCTACGCGACGATGATCATCGTCCTCGTGTTCGTGCCCCTGTTCGCCCTGTCCGGGATCGAGGGGCGGCTGTTCGCGCCCCTGGGGCAGGCCTACATCATCTCGATCCTGGCGAGTCTGCTGGTGTCGGTCACCTTGACGCCAGTGCTGGCCTATTACCTGCTGCCGGGGCTCAAGAGCCTTGCCGAGCACGACAGCGCCCTCCTGCGATGGTTGAAGCGTGGCAACGCCCGGCTGCTCGGGATCGCCTTCCGGCACCAGCGGGTGCTCGTTGCCACGGTGGCCATCGCGGTCGTCGCGGCCGGCATCGCCGCCTGGAACCTGCCGCGGGCCTTCCTGCCGCCCTTCAACGAGGGCTCGTTCACCGTCAACACGACGTTCAATCCGGGCATCTCGCTCGCCGAGAGCAATCGCGTCGGGTTGATCGCCGAGAAGCTGCTCCTCGACATCCCGGAGGTCGCCTCGGTCGGACGCCGCACCGGCCGGGCCGAGCTCGACGAGCACGCCGAGGGCGTCCATTCCTCCGAGATCGAGGTGGAGCTCAAGGGCGGTGGCCGGCCGAAGGACGCCGTGGTGGCCGACATCCGGCAGCGCCTGTCCCGGCTGCCGCTCTCGGTGAACGTCGGCCAGCCGATCTCGCACCGCCTCGACCACATGCTGTCCGGGGTCCGGGCGGAGCTCGCCCTGAAGATCTTCGGCGAGGACCTCGACGCCCTGCGCAGCGTGGCCAACGACCTGCGCGACCGCATGGCAAAAATCCCGGGTCTGGCCGACCTGCAGGTCGAGAAGCAGGTCCGAATCCCGCAATTGGAGATCCGGGTCGACTACACCCGGGCGGCCCTCTACGGGGTCCAGCCCTCGGCGGTGGTCGAGCAACTCAGCCGCCTCTCCAACGGGCGCGTCGTCTCGACCGTGGCCGACGGCTACAAGCGCTTCGACGTGCTCCTTCGCCTGCCGGAGCGCCAGCGCACGACGCAGGGGCTGAAGGACCTGCTGATCGAGACCCCGTCGGGGTGGGTGCCGGCACGCCAGGTCGCCGACATCCGCGAGACGGACGGGCCGAACCAGATCCTGCGGGAGAACAGCCGGCGCCGCCTCGTCGTCCAGGCCAACACCGACGGTACGAGCGACATGGCCACCATCGTGGCGGCCATCCGGCATCAGGTGTCCGAGGCCAAGCTCCCCCCGGGCTTCTTTGCAAGCCTGGAGGGGACGTTCCAGGCACAGGAGGAGGCGAGCCGGACCATCGCGGCCCTGTCCACCCTGTCCCTCGCCCTGGTCTTCGCCATCCTCTACAGCCGCTACCGCTCGGCCGTGCTGGCGCTGATCATCATGGGCAACGTGCCGCTCGCCCTCATCGGCAGCGTGCTCGCGCTGTGGCTGGTGGGGCAGCCGCTCTCGGTGGCGTCGATGATCGGGTTCATCACCCTGACGGGCATCAGCGCCCGCAACGGCATCCTGAAGATCAGCCACTACCTGAACCTGTCGCTGCACGAAGGCATGCCGTTCGGGCGCGACCTCGTGGTGCGGGGCAGCCTGGAGCGCCTGACGCCGGTGCTGATGACCGCCCTGTCGGCCGGCGTGGCCCTGGTGCCGCTGCTCTACGACGCCGCGACCCCGGGCAAGGAGATCCTGCACCCGGTCGCGGTGACCATCTTCGGCGGCCTGATCAGCGCGACCCTCCTCGACACGGTGCTGACGCCGGTCCTGTTCCTGCGCTTCGGGCGGGCGCCGTTGGAGCGCCTGCGCGCCGCGCAGGCCGAAACCCCCGATGCCCCCCGTCCGGACGGCGCGAAACCGCGTCCGGTCGAGGCGTTCTGA
- a CDS encoding efflux RND transporter periplasmic adaptor subunit, producing the protein MSFRIAAALGAAWLAVASLAGPARAHEGHDHGAPPPPVSKSIAPRGEAASDAFELTAIPRDGKVTFYLDHFRTNEPVRGAVLEVETPEGQRTATETAEAAYVLPAPWLAQAGSHDLLVTVTAGEAVDVLTVPLSIPQTQAPVAAPAAAPAGTAMAKASAAVADLKARLVAKDPVLMLTAAAAFLLGMLLTVLTRGRRSLPAVAIMAVVVTLALGSVAFAHGDEDHGAPAKGEPVQGAALLDPAQPSSDLAQRLPDGSVFVPKPTQRLLVLRTTMTEQATFHRTVELPGRVIPDPNASGVVQSSVGGRLSPPSSGLFPRLGTTVRKGDVLAYVTPPVQAVDVSDMRQRQGELDQQIDVFERRVDRYRKLATTGAVAQTQLDDALSELKGLQDRRAALDKVRQQPEALVAPVDGVIAQASAVAGQMATAGGMVFQIVDPARLWVEALSFDALTPAGNATARFADGRTLSLVYQGTGLADRNQAIPVQFAVKGNTSGLRVGQFLTVLAGTDAEQSGLALPRAAVVRSGNGQAIVYEHVAAERFEARQVRVEPLDGTNVLVAEGVGAGKRIVIEGAELLDQVR; encoded by the coding sequence ATGTCTTTTCGTATTGCCGCCGCCCTTGGCGCGGCGTGGCTGGCCGTCGCTTCGCTGGCGGGTCCCGCACGTGCCCATGAGGGGCACGACCACGGCGCACCGCCCCCGCCCGTCTCGAAGTCCATCGCCCCGCGCGGCGAGGCCGCGTCGGACGCGTTCGAGCTGACCGCCATCCCACGGGACGGGAAGGTCACGTTCTACCTCGACCACTTCCGGACCAACGAACCCGTCCGGGGTGCAGTCCTGGAGGTGGAGACGCCCGAGGGGCAGAGGACCGCCACCGAGACCGCCGAGGCGGCCTACGTGCTTCCCGCGCCCTGGCTCGCGCAGGCGGGATCGCACGACCTCCTGGTGACCGTCACCGCCGGAGAAGCGGTCGACGTCCTCACCGTCCCGCTGTCCATCCCGCAGACCCAGGCGCCCGTCGCCGCCCCGGCCGCAGCGCCGGCCGGCACCGCCATGGCCAAGGCGTCCGCCGCCGTCGCCGACCTGAAGGCCCGCCTCGTGGCCAAGGACCCCGTCCTGATGCTGACCGCGGCGGCCGCCTTCCTCCTCGGCATGCTGCTCACCGTGCTCACGCGGGGCCGGCGCAGCCTTCCCGCCGTGGCCATCATGGCGGTCGTCGTGACGCTGGCGCTCGGGAGCGTGGCCTTTGCCCATGGCGACGAGGACCACGGCGCCCCGGCCAAGGGCGAACCGGTTCAAGGCGCGGCCCTGCTCGACCCCGCGCAGCCGTCGTCCGACCTCGCCCAGCGCCTGCCCGACGGTTCGGTGTTCGTGCCCAAGCCGACCCAGCGCCTCCTGGTCCTGCGCACCACGATGACGGAGCAGGCGACGTTCCATCGGACGGTCGAGTTGCCTGGGCGCGTGATCCCGGACCCGAACGCCAGCGGCGTCGTGCAATCCTCCGTCGGCGGCCGGCTCTCGCCGCCGTCCTCGGGCCTGTTCCCGCGCCTTGGGACGACGGTGAGGAAGGGTGACGTGCTGGCCTACGTGACGCCGCCGGTGCAGGCGGTCGACGTCTCCGACATGCGCCAGCGCCAGGGCGAGCTCGACCAGCAGATCGACGTCTTCGAGCGTCGGGTGGACCGCTACCGCAAGCTCGCGACCACCGGCGCCGTCGCCCAGACGCAGCTCGACGACGCCCTCTCGGAGCTGAAGGGCCTGCAGGACCGCCGCGCAGCCCTCGACAAGGTCCGCCAGCAGCCGGAAGCCCTGGTCGCACCCGTGGACGGCGTGATCGCGCAGGCGTCCGCGGTGGCGGGCCAGATGGCCACGGCCGGCGGCATGGTCTTCCAGATCGTCGACCCGGCCCGACTCTGGGTCGAGGCCCTGAGCTTCGATGCCCTCACGCCGGCCGGGAACGCCACGGCGCGCTTCGCCGACGGGCGCACCCTGTCCCTCGTCTACCAGGGCACTGGCCTCGCCGACCGCAACCAGGCCATCCCGGTCCAGTTCGCGGTCAAGGGCAACACTTCCGGCCTGCGGGTCGGGCAGTTCCTCACCGTGCTCGCCGGCACGGACGCCGAGCAGTCCGGCCTCGCCTTGCCGCGTGCGGCCGTGGTCCGCTCCGGCAACGGGCAGGCCATCGTCTACGAGCACGTCGCCGCCGAGCGCTTCGAAGCCCGGCAGGTCCGCGTCGAGCCCCTCGACGGGACCAACGTGCTGGTCGCCGAGGGGGTGGGTGCGGGCAAGCGCATCGTCATTGAGGGCGCCGAGCTCCTCGATCAGGTCCGGTGA
- a CDS encoding heavy-metal-associated domain-containing protein, with product MIRLKVTRMNCGGCARSVTRAVLGVDPNATVDIDLGGGIVSIASASDATRFADAVRSAGYGAEPLNAAA from the coding sequence ATGATCCGGCTCAAGGTCACTCGAATGAACTGCGGCGGCTGCGCCAGGTCCGTCACGCGAGCGGTCCTGGGCGTCGACCCGAATGCCACCGTCGACATCGACCTGGGCGGCGGCATCGTCTCCATCGCGTCGGCCTCGGATGCGACGCGGTTCGCCGACGCTGTCCGTTCCGCGGGCTATGGCGCCGAGCCGCTGAACGCCGCGGCTTGA
- a CDS encoding NYN domain-containing protein, producing MGSDSQAEKSKIRAALYIDGFNLYHSVNDLGEPFLKWCNFWKLGETILPRQTETLVRVVFCTAYYPGDHSKKVRHERLVKALKLVGVETILGHFSREDARCRDCGSTWQKPTEKATDINLALSVYDDAVHDVMDTAYLLTADTDQAATAQLFARRFPGKRLVSVSPPGRTHSQHILSHTAHKIALNRDHIERALFPGLVSVEGQAAVLRPHEYDPPPGYVMWDERPKSPAKSNGQAAPRLGVSLGR from the coding sequence ATGGGGTCGGATAGTCAAGCCGAAAAATCCAAGATCCGGGCCGCACTCTACATCGATGGTTTCAATTTATACCACTCCGTCAATGACTTAGGAGAGCCGTTCCTGAAGTGGTGCAACTTCTGGAAGTTGGGGGAAACCATCCTGCCGCGCCAGACCGAGACGCTCGTCCGCGTCGTGTTCTGCACGGCCTACTACCCCGGGGACCACAGCAAGAAGGTCCGCCACGAACGCCTGGTCAAGGCCCTGAAACTCGTCGGCGTCGAGACCATCCTCGGACACTTCAGCCGTGAGGACGCCAGGTGCAGGGACTGCGGCTCCACCTGGCAGAAGCCGACCGAGAAGGCGACGGACATCAACCTGGCCCTGAGCGTCTACGACGATGCGGTCCACGACGTCATGGATACCGCCTACCTGCTGACCGCGGATACGGACCAGGCTGCGACCGCCCAGCTCTTCGCCAGGCGTTTCCCGGGAAAGAGGCTCGTCAGCGTGAGCCCTCCGGGCCGGACGCACTCACAGCACATCCTCTCGCACACGGCGCACAAGATCGCGCTTAACCGGGACCACATCGAGCGGGCGCTGTTTCCCGGGTTGGTCTCCGTCGAGGGGCAGGCCGCCGTCCTGCGCCCGCACGAGTACGACCCACCGCCCGGCTACGTCATGTGGGACGAGCGACCGAAGTCGCCCGCGAAGTCGAACGGGCAAGCGGCGCCGAGGCTTGGCGTGTCGCTTGGGCGGTGA
- a CDS encoding DUF411 domain-containing protein, whose protein sequence is MNGTTITSRRALVLGLAASVVFGRHATAQDLPTVAVTKDPTCGCCEKWVAHLRENGFTVTVTEGPVNPLKVRLGVPRDLASCHTAQVGGYVVEGHVPAGAIKRLLAERPQGTGLAVPGMPVGSPGMEVEGMEPDTYEVVLFGPAARSTFARYSGGTAI, encoded by the coding sequence ATGAACGGGACGACGATAACATCGCGACGCGCCCTGGTGCTGGGCCTGGCGGCGTCGGTAGTCTTCGGGCGCCACGCCACGGCGCAGGACCTTCCGACCGTGGCCGTGACCAAGGACCCGACCTGCGGCTGTTGCGAGAAGTGGGTCGCCCACCTTCGCGAGAACGGTTTCACGGTGACCGTCACGGAAGGACCGGTGAACCCGCTCAAGGTCCGCCTCGGGGTGCCACGGGACCTCGCTTCCTGCCACACCGCCCAGGTCGGCGGCTATGTCGTGGAGGGGCACGTCCCGGCCGGGGCGATCAAGCGGCTCCTGGCGGAGAGGCCCCAGGGCACGGGACTGGCCGTTCCCGGCATGCCTGTCGGCTCCCCTGGGATGGAGGTCGAGGGCATGGAGCCCGATACCTACGAGGTGGTGCTGTTCGGGCCGGCAGCACGCAGCACCTTCGCGCGGTACAGCGGCGGCACTGCCATCTGA
- a CDS encoding efflux RND transporter permease subunit, with translation MIARLIAWSARNLVLVLIGTVFAVGAGLYALKTLPLDAIPDLSDVQTIVYTEYPGQAPQVIEDQVTYPLTTAMLTVPRSKVVRGFSFFGVSFVYVIFEDGTDPYWARSRVLEYLNTVAKRLPAGVTPTLGPDATGVGWVYQYVVVAKERTLAELRSLQDWVVRFGASRAEGVAEVAGVGGFVKQYNVVVDPSRLRAQGITLSKLRDAIRSSNADVGGRTVELSEFEFVVRGRGYLKTVADIESIVLKTEAGTPLRVKDVARVELGPDERRGITEMNGDGEVAGGIVLQRFGANALNVIENVKARLSEVAASLPKGTEILPVYDRSHLIEAAIETLKGTLIEESVIVALVCVVFLLHVRSALVAILMLPVGILMAFAGMKALGLGANIMSLGGIAIAVGAMIDAAIVMIENAHKHLERAPPDKPRVEILIEAAGEVGPSLFFSLLIITVSFLPIFTLESQEGRLFGPLAFTKTFAMAAAAVLSLTLVPALMVLFVRGRIIPERRNPVNRLLIWLYRPLIAGVLRARVLTILLAVVVLAATAWPASRLGSEFMPDLDEGTLMYMPTTLPGISVTKAGDLLATQGRIIKSFPEVASVYGKAGRANTATDPAPSEMFETIVNLKPKAEWRPGVTTVSLKAEMDAALQFPGVSNAWTQPIRARIDMLSTGIRTPVGIKVLGTDLTEMEKVARQVEAVVKAVPGTSSAYAERVQGGYFLDITPDREALGRYGLTVGDVQDVIGMALGGESVTNTVEGRERYTVNVRYPRAFRSDPRSIASEVQVSIPSGGTVPLGEVAKVQLNRGPTQIRTENGQLAVFIYVDVAGRDLGGYVAEARAAVANEVRLPQGTLVQWSGQVEYLDRATARLKVVVPLTLLIVFLLLYLNFRRLTETLIVMLSLPFALVGGVWLMWWMGFNLSVAVAVGFIALAGVAAETGVIMLVYLDHALAEVRADCERDGRTFTRDDLRRAIMVGAVERVRPKMMTVVAIMAGLLPILWSIGSGSEVMQRIAVPMIGGMVSSTILTLLVIPAVYGLVKGWGLPRSDMRPESVEGHTMFLAAE, from the coding sequence ATGATCGCCCGTCTCATCGCCTGGTCGGCGAGGAATCTGGTGCTCGTCCTGATCGGGACCGTTTTTGCCGTCGGAGCGGGGCTCTACGCCCTGAAAACCCTGCCGCTCGACGCGATCCCGGACCTCTCGGACGTCCAGACCATCGTCTACACCGAGTACCCCGGGCAGGCGCCCCAGGTCATTGAGGACCAGGTCACCTACCCGCTGACCACCGCCATGCTGACGGTGCCCCGGTCGAAGGTCGTGCGCGGCTTCTCGTTCTTCGGGGTGTCGTTCGTCTACGTCATTTTCGAGGACGGCACCGACCCGTACTGGGCCCGCAGCCGGGTGCTCGAATACCTGAACACCGTGGCCAAGCGCCTTCCGGCCGGCGTGACCCCGACCCTGGGACCGGACGCGACTGGGGTCGGCTGGGTCTACCAGTACGTCGTGGTGGCTAAGGAACGGACGCTGGCCGAGCTCCGCTCGCTCCAGGACTGGGTCGTGCGCTTCGGGGCGTCGCGTGCCGAGGGCGTGGCGGAGGTCGCGGGCGTCGGCGGCTTCGTGAAACAGTACAACGTCGTCGTGGACCCGAGCCGGCTCCGGGCGCAGGGCATCACCCTGTCGAAGCTCCGGGACGCGATCCGGTCGAGCAACGCCGACGTCGGCGGCCGCACCGTCGAGCTCTCCGAGTTCGAGTTCGTTGTCCGTGGCCGCGGGTATCTCAAGACCGTCGCCGACATCGAGAGCATCGTCCTGAAGACCGAGGCGGGCACCCCGCTGCGGGTGAAGGACGTGGCTCGGGTCGAGCTCGGTCCCGACGAGCGCCGCGGCATCACCGAGATGAACGGCGACGGCGAGGTCGCCGGCGGGATCGTCCTGCAGCGGTTCGGGGCCAACGCTCTGAACGTCATCGAGAACGTGAAGGCGCGCCTTTCCGAAGTCGCCGCCAGCCTGCCCAAGGGCACGGAGATCCTGCCGGTCTACGACCGCTCGCACCTGATCGAGGCGGCCATCGAGACCCTAAAGGGCACGCTGATCGAGGAGAGCGTCATCGTCGCCCTCGTCTGCGTCGTGTTCCTGCTCCACGTCCGCAGCGCGCTGGTTGCGATCCTGATGCTGCCGGTCGGCATCCTAATGGCGTTCGCGGGCATGAAGGCCCTGGGGCTCGGGGCCAACATCATGAGCCTGGGCGGCATCGCCATCGCGGTCGGCGCCATGATCGACGCCGCCATCGTGATGATCGAGAACGCCCACAAGCACCTGGAGCGGGCGCCGCCGGACAAGCCCCGGGTCGAGATCCTGATCGAGGCCGCGGGCGAGGTGGGGCCGTCGCTGTTCTTTAGTCTCCTCATCATCACGGTGAGCTTCCTGCCGATCTTCACCCTGGAGAGCCAGGAGGGGCGCCTGTTCGGGCCGCTGGCCTTCACCAAGACGTTCGCGATGGCGGCGGCGGCGGTGCTGTCCCTGACCCTCGTCCCGGCGCTGATGGTCCTGTTCGTCCGCGGCCGGATCATCCCCGAGCGCCGCAACCCGGTGAACAGGCTCCTGATCTGGCTCTACCGGCCCCTCATCGCAGGCGTCCTGCGGGCACGGGTGCTCACCATCCTGCTGGCCGTGGTCGTCCTGGCGGCGACGGCGTGGCCGGCGAGCCGGCTCGGCTCCGAGTTCATGCCCGACCTCGACGAGGGCACCTTGATGTACATGCCCACCACGCTGCCGGGCATCTCGGTGACCAAGGCCGGTGACCTGCTCGCCACCCAGGGCCGCATCATCAAGTCCTTCCCCGAGGTGGCCTCGGTCTACGGCAAGGCCGGTCGGGCCAACACCGCGACCGACCCGGCGCCGTCCGAGATGTTCGAGACCATCGTCAACCTGAAGCCGAAGGCGGAGTGGCGACCCGGCGTCACGACGGTGAGCCTGAAGGCCGAGATGGACGCCGCGCTCCAATTTCCCGGGGTCTCGAATGCCTGGACCCAGCCCATCCGCGCCCGCATCGACATGCTCTCGACCGGCATCCGTACGCCGGTCGGGATCAAGGTGCTGGGGACGGACCTCACCGAGATGGAGAAGGTCGCCCGCCAAGTCGAGGCGGTGGTGAAGGCGGTCCCGGGCACGTCGAGCGCCTACGCCGAGCGCGTCCAGGGCGGCTACTTCCTCGACATCACCCCCGACCGCGAGGCGCTGGGCCGGTACGGCCTGACCGTCGGCGACGTGCAGGACGTGATCGGGATGGCGCTCGGCGGCGAGAGCGTGACCAACACGGTCGAGGGACGTGAGCGCTACACCGTCAACGTGCGCTACCCGCGCGCCTTCCGCTCCGACCCGCGGTCCATCGCCTCCGAGGTTCAGGTGTCGATCCCGAGCGGGGGGACGGTGCCCCTCGGCGAGGTCGCCAAGGTGCAGTTGAACCGCGGCCCGACGCAGATCCGAACCGAGAACGGGCAACTCGCGGTCTTCATCTACGTGGACGTCGCCGGTCGCGATCTCGGGGGCTACGTCGCCGAGGCGCGGGCGGCGGTGGCCAACGAGGTCAGGCTCCCCCAAGGCACCCTGGTGCAGTGGAGCGGTCAGGTCGAGTACCTCGACCGAGCGACGGCCCGGCTCAAGGTCGTGGTGCCGCTGACGCTGCTAATCGTGTTCCTGCTGCTCTACCTCAACTTCCGTCGGCTCACCGAGACGCTCATCGTCATGCTGTCGTTGCCCTTCGCCCTCGTCGGCGGGGTCTGGCTGATGTGGTGGATGGGCTTCAACCTGTCGGTGGCGGTGGCGGTGGGTTTCATCGCGCTGGCCGGCGTCGCCGCGGAGACCGGCGTGATCATGCTGGTCTACCTCGACCACGCGCTCGCCGAGGTGCGCGCCGATTGCGAACGCGACGGGCGGACGTTCACCCGCGACGACCTGCGGCGGGCGATCATGGTCGGCGCGGTCGAGCGGGTGCGCCCGAAGATGATGACGGTGGTGGCCATCATGGCCGGCCTCCTGCCCATCCTGTGGAGCATCGGCTCCGGCTCGGAGGTGATGCAGCGGATCGCGGTTCCCATGATCGGCGGCATGGTATCGTCGACCATCCTGACCCTCCTGGTGATCCCGGCGGTCTACGGGCTGGTGAAGGGATGGGGACTGCCGAGATCCGACATGCGGCCGGAATCCGTCGAAGGGCACACGATGTTCCTGGCCGCCGAATGA